In one window of Clostridia bacterium DNA:
- a CDS encoding energy-coupled thiamine transporter ThiT, which produces MIFLGSIDWDKVQVFTAPIALALVLLGVVLIFSFGAKSKFSTKEVTFAAVSIALAFALSFIKLFSMPQGGSLTPASILPLLIFVFYFGWKKGLVVGLIYSILQLMQSPQIYHPLQVLLDYPLAFTSVFVVGFFKPLGKPGFAIGTVCFGLLRYICHVLSGAIFFGTWTSFDSWTFSLAYNSYVLIDVALTLVIGILLLSSKSFTSQIERFVVNGKQNIYTKDK; this is translated from the coding sequence ATGATTTTTTTAGGTTCAATTGATTGGGACAAAGTCCAAGTGTTTACAGCTCCTATCGCTCTTGCTTTGGTGCTTTTGGGAGTTGTGCTAATCTTTTCTTTTGGCGCAAAATCAAAGTTCAGCACAAAGGAAGTTACTTTTGCCGCTGTATCAATTGCATTGGCTTTTGCCTTGTCATTTATTAAATTATTTTCCATGCCTCAAGGCGGAAGCTTGACGCCAGCAAGCATTTTACCCTTGCTTATTTTTGTTTTCTATTTTGGTTGGAAAAAAGGGCTTGTTGTGGGATTGATATATAGCATTTTGCAATTGATGCAAAGTCCTCAAATTTACCATCCTCTGCAAGTTTTGTTAGATTACCCTCTAGCTTTTACATCAGTTTTTGTCGTAGGATTTTTTAAACCATTAGGAAAACCTGGATTTGCTATCGGAACTGTTTGTTTTGGTCTATTGCGATACATTTGCCATGTATTGTCTGGAGCTATTTTCTTCGGCACATGGACAAGTTTTGATTCATGGACATTTTCTTTGGCATATAACTCATATGTCTTAATAGATGTCGCTCTTACTTTGGTTATAGGAATTTTGCTTTTATCATCAAAAAGTTTTACTTCTCAAATAGAGCGCTTTGTGGTTAATGGCAAGCAAAATATTTATACCAAAGATAAATAA